A portion of the uncultured Draconibacterium sp. genome contains these proteins:
- a CDS encoding HAD hydrolase-like protein, which produces MAQFSHIIFDLDGTLTDNTQGIKNSLKYALEQMQVDGYHENILDTFIGPPLQWGFSTQFGMNERDTKLAVDYFREYYGEHGWHQNDPYDGIMELLAELDAQGKRMYVATAKLEKYANKIIEHFEMDRYIIQLKGADYHAKKATKNKIIADVLTMQQLVPSEEIVMVGDTVYDIEGGNENEISTIAVGYGFGKEADLRAANPDYYAEDVEELFELLTL; this is translated from the coding sequence ATGGCACAATTTTCACACATTATATTCGACCTCGACGGAACACTCACCGACAATACGCAGGGCATTAAAAACTCATTAAAATATGCGCTGGAGCAAATGCAGGTGGATGGTTACCACGAAAATATTCTGGATACTTTTATTGGCCCTCCATTGCAGTGGGGATTTAGCACACAGTTTGGAATGAACGAGCGCGATACCAAACTGGCAGTGGACTATTTCCGCGAATATTATGGTGAGCACGGCTGGCATCAAAACGATCCGTATGATGGAATTATGGAATTGTTGGCCGAGCTGGATGCGCAGGGAAAACGAATGTATGTGGCCACCGCAAAACTGGAAAAGTATGCCAACAAAATTATTGAGCACTTTGAAATGGATCGTTACATTATTCAGTTGAAAGGCGCGGATTATCATGCGAAAAAAGCCACTAAAAATAAGATCATTGCCGATGTGCTGACCATGCAACAACTGGTTCCGTCGGAAGAAATTGTAATGGTTGGCGATACGGTTTACGATATTGAGGGCGGGAATGAAAATGAAATTTCGACAATTGCTGTGGGCTACGGTTTTGGAAAAGAGGCCGATCTACGTGCGGCCAATCCCGATTATTATGCAGAGGATGTTGAAGAGCTGTTTGAGCTATTAACTCTTTAA
- a CDS encoding C1 family peptidase: MKLFSMLAALLFLVTAVYAEGDKEDFTIVKEVKHTPVISQGRTGTCWSFATTSFLESEIMRKGFPETNLSEMFFVYYNYKNKAFQYLLYHGKNNFGEGSLSHDVLKVVADQGVMLYDDFPGIQKDGKYNHTALIKELRDETDKIDEKKRGKIDVSDLKSFKPVLKSEIGKLPNEVEIAGKKYSATELRDKYELNPDDYIELTSFSHHPFWEQCVVEVPDNWAHASYYNLPLDDLLDVMYYALNNGFSVAWDGDTSEKTFVHKEGKADVPKKLMGKVDQEERQKTFYDRTTTDDHLMHLVGLSKDAEGKDCFYTKNSWGAASNKYGGYLHMTEDYVRLKTIGIMVHKDAIPEKIKSKLKL; the protein is encoded by the coding sequence ATGAAATTATTTTCAATGTTAGCGGCATTACTGTTTTTGGTAACAGCCGTTTATGCCGAGGGAGACAAAGAGGATTTTACCATTGTTAAGGAAGTAAAACATACTCCTGTTATTAGCCAGGGACGCACCGGAACGTGCTGGAGTTTCGCAACCACCAGTTTTTTAGAGTCGGAGATAATGCGCAAAGGGTTTCCGGAAACTAACCTGTCGGAAATGTTTTTTGTGTATTACAACTACAAAAACAAGGCGTTTCAGTACCTGCTTTATCATGGTAAAAACAATTTTGGTGAAGGAAGTCTGTCGCACGATGTATTAAAAGTTGTGGCCGACCAGGGAGTGATGTTATACGATGACTTTCCGGGAATTCAAAAAGACGGGAAATACAACCATACGGCATTGATAAAAGAGTTACGTGATGAAACGGATAAAATTGATGAGAAAAAAAGAGGAAAAATTGATGTTTCGGATCTGAAAAGTTTTAAGCCGGTTTTAAAAAGCGAAATCGGGAAATTGCCAAATGAGGTTGAGATTGCCGGTAAAAAATATTCAGCAACCGAATTGCGTGATAAATACGAATTAAATCCCGATGATTATATTGAGCTCACCTCCTTCAGTCATCACCCGTTTTGGGAACAGTGTGTTGTTGAGGTGCCCGATAACTGGGCGCATGCATCGTACTACAATTTGCCGTTAGACGATTTGCTGGATGTAATGTATTACGCGCTAAACAACGGTTTTAGCGTTGCCTGGGATGGCGATACCAGCGAGAAAACCTTTGTTCATAAAGAGGGAAAAGCCGACGTGCCGAAAAAGCTGATGGGGAAAGTTGATCAGGAAGAGCGTCAGAAAACGTTTTACGACCGCACAACCACCGACGATCACCTGATGCACTTGGTAGGCCTGTCGAAAGATGCCGAAGGGAAAGACTGTTTCTATACCAAAAACTCGTGGGGGGCAGCCAGTAACAAGTACGGTGGTTACCTGCACATGACAGAAGATTACGTACGCCTGAAAACCATCGGAATTATGGTGCACAAAGATGCTATTCCGGAAAAAATAAAATCAAAACTAAAATTGTAA
- a CDS encoding YraN family protein — protein sequence MVSTRELGDLAEGLAQDYLRKLGYEIKATNWYHGHLELDIVAQDRDELVIVEVKARSGLRYEHPSEAVTNTKIKRIVEAADAYIIEHNSELDTRFDVITVIFFQQGHELEHFKDAFYPTM from the coding sequence ATGGTATCAACACGCGAATTGGGTGATTTGGCTGAGGGACTGGCACAAGACTACCTCCGAAAGCTGGGTTACGAAATTAAAGCCACCAATTGGTATCACGGACATTTGGAACTCGACATTGTGGCGCAAGATCGCGACGAGCTAGTAATTGTCGAGGTGAAAGCCCGCTCGGGGTTACGATACGAGCACCCATCGGAAGCAGTTACCAATACCAAAATTAAGCGCATTGTTGAGGCTGCCGATGCCTATATTATTGAACACAACAGCGAGCTGGACACCCGATTTGATGTGATTACCGTTATTTTCTTTCAGCAAGGCCACGAGTTGGAGCATTTTAAAGATGCTTTCTATCCAACCATGTAG
- a CDS encoding LD-carboxypeptidase, producing the protein MITLKSIKPGSTIRIVSPAGKIEEKHVMPAVKWLEEQGYTVKLGEHVFARHYQFAGTDEQRAADVQEALDDPDCDAIICSRGGYGTVRIIDRLDFTQFLEKPKWLVGFSDITILHSRLHNLEVPTIHGVMPRYFFDEEGTPREDLTSMMKLIKGEGISYNVDSTEFDRPGTASGQLVGGNLSIVNSLHGTKYDIDTAGKILFLEDIDEFLYHTDRMVHQLKLSGKLDHLAGLILGDFTDMKDNESPFGQTVHEIFAKAVKDKDYPVCFGFPGGHDKKNLALAFGMEWEMEVAEEGTKLRLV; encoded by the coding sequence ATGATTACACTTAAATCCATAAAACCCGGCTCAACAATACGAATTGTTTCTCCTGCAGGTAAAATTGAAGAAAAACATGTGATGCCTGCTGTTAAATGGTTGGAAGAACAAGGTTACACCGTAAAATTGGGAGAACATGTTTTTGCCCGGCATTACCAGTTTGCCGGAACCGACGAACAACGTGCTGCCGATGTGCAGGAAGCACTTGACGACCCTGATTGCGATGCCATAATTTGCTCGCGAGGCGGTTATGGAACGGTGCGTATTATCGATCGGCTCGATTTTACCCAATTTCTGGAAAAACCAAAGTGGCTGGTGGGTTTTAGCGACATTACCATTTTACATTCGCGTTTGCATAATCTTGAAGTTCCGACAATTCATGGGGTGATGCCGCGCTATTTTTTTGATGAGGAAGGTACGCCGCGCGAGGATTTGACTTCGATGATGAAACTGATAAAAGGAGAGGGGATCAGTTATAACGTGGATTCAACTGAATTTGATCGTCCCGGTACGGCGTCCGGTCAGTTGGTTGGTGGAAATTTATCAATCGTGAACAGTTTGCACGGTACAAAATACGATATCGATACGGCTGGAAAAATCCTTTTTCTGGAGGATATTGATGAGTTTTTATACCACACTGATCGTATGGTTCATCAACTAAAACTAAGCGGGAAACTGGATCATCTTGCCGGATTAATTTTAGGAGACTTTACCGACATGAAAGACAATGAATCGCCTTTTGGGCAAACGGTTCATGAGATTTTTGCAAAGGCCGTAAAAGATAAGGATTATCCGGTTTGTTTCGGATTTCCGGGAGGACACGATAAAAAGAACCTGGCACTGGCTTTTGGCATGGAATGGGAAATGGAGGTTGCTGAGGAAGGAACAAAACTGAGATTGGTGTAG
- a CDS encoding MmcQ/YjbR family DNA-binding protein, whose protein sequence is MNIEEIREYCLQKKGVTESFPFDETTLVFKVQNKMFCLLGLDDHRVSLKNDPDKNIQLRAQFPAIYEGYHLHKQMWNTIELNGTVPTKMMEQMIDESYDLIVASLTKKLREELKNL, encoded by the coding sequence ATGAATATTGAAGAGATCCGCGAGTATTGCCTGCAGAAAAAAGGAGTTACCGAAAGTTTTCCTTTTGATGAAACCACATTGGTTTTTAAGGTGCAGAATAAAATGTTTTGTTTACTTGGCCTTGATGACCATCGGGTTAGCCTGAAGAACGATCCGGATAAAAATATTCAGCTACGTGCACAGTTTCCGGCCATTTACGAGGGCTATCATTTGCACAAGCAAATGTGGAATACCATTGAGTTAAACGGAACGGTCCCCACAAAAATGATGGAGCAGATGATCGATGAATCGTACGATTTGATTGTTGCAAGCCTGACTAAAAAATTAAGAGAAGAATTAAAAAATTTATAA